From Paenibacillus physcomitrellae, the proteins below share one genomic window:
- a CDS encoding response regulator transcription factor — MGREEAAGQRRIKMLIVDDEPIICKGLRCTIDWEELGVEVIGEAYDGEEALHKMAEQPADFLLSDIRMDGMDGLELAEQLKQRYPATKMVIISGYEDFGYARQAMRIGVHDYLLKPVEVEELTKVVQKVVEDIRRSEKEDGTREVKLWLANMARSGIAYGKMSPPPLHGAEFRILASQLACFHELYEELELDQFEQIQEQWMQMLHRRLSSSEIRPFSIFDHENMLITLAVSDRLLEEEEWERLLRHGALLPSGQPQFYCGLSKPYKNLGETAEHCTEAASRLKYYVLEQEPVLNAAYETKWQNLRRPEALDVSASVQNLVAALFKQDEQELRAQVAQLFRFFKQEAYLLQEVLTSCEELFALLRQRLRKSSMTGLESSRPLPDLNLYNSYLALEEAVNRDMAELLALIDRSGIDRSYWIIEKAKRYIEEQYRSDLKASEVAAWLKITPSYFSYIFKQSTGKGFTEYMNELRIEQAKTLLATTHDKVFEIADQVGYKEYKYFVSVFKSFTGMTPKEYRGLRASTTDKE; from the coding sequence ATGGGCAGAGAGGAAGCAGCAGGGCAGCGGCGGATCAAAATGCTGATCGTGGACGACGAGCCGATCATTTGCAAAGGGCTGCGCTGCACGATCGATTGGGAGGAACTGGGCGTCGAAGTTATCGGTGAAGCCTATGACGGAGAAGAGGCGCTTCATAAAATGGCCGAGCAGCCGGCCGATTTTCTGCTGTCGGACATCCGGATGGACGGCATGGACGGTTTGGAACTGGCCGAGCAGCTTAAGCAGCGTTATCCAGCGACGAAAATGGTCATCATTAGCGGATATGAGGATTTTGGTTACGCCCGCCAAGCGATGCGCATCGGTGTGCACGATTATTTGCTGAAACCCGTGGAAGTGGAGGAATTGACCAAAGTTGTGCAGAAGGTAGTAGAAGACATCCGGCGCAGTGAAAAAGAAGATGGAACTCGGGAGGTCAAGCTTTGGCTGGCCAATATGGCCCGCAGCGGCATCGCATACGGGAAAATGTCACCCCCGCCGCTGCATGGCGCCGAGTTCCGGATTCTGGCCAGCCAGCTGGCCTGCTTCCACGAACTTTATGAAGAACTTGAGCTGGATCAGTTCGAACAAATCCAGGAGCAGTGGATGCAGATGCTGCACCGGCGGTTGAGTTCTTCTGAGATCCGTCCTTTCTCGATCTTTGACCATGAAAATATGCTGATCACCCTGGCCGTATCGGACCGGCTGCTGGAAGAGGAAGAGTGGGAGCGCCTGCTGCGGCATGGCGCTTTGCTGCCATCCGGGCAGCCGCAGTTCTACTGCGGGCTCTCCAAGCCTTACAAGAATCTGGGAGAAACGGCTGAACACTGTACGGAAGCGGCATCGAGACTCAAATATTACGTCCTGGAGCAGGAACCGGTGCTAAATGCAGCGTACGAAACCAAATGGCAGAATCTTCGTCGGCCGGAAGCCCTGGATGTATCGGCAAGCGTGCAAAACCTGGTCGCCGCTTTGTTCAAGCAGGACGAGCAGGAATTAAGGGCACAGGTTGCGCAGCTGTTTCGCTTCTTTAAGCAGGAAGCTTACCTGCTTCAGGAAGTCCTCACCTCCTGCGAGGAGCTGTTCGCGCTGCTTCGACAGCGGCTCAGAAAAAGCAGCATGACCGGGCTTGAAAGCAGCCGGCCTCTGCCAGACCTGAACCTCTATAATTCCTACCTTGCGCTGGAGGAAGCGGTGAACCGGGATATGGCGGAGCTGCTTGCGCTGATTGACCGGAGCGGTATAGACCGTTCTTATTGGATCATCGAGAAAGCGAAACGATATATCGAGGAGCAGTACCGGAGCGATCTCAAGGCTTCGGAGGTGGCGGCCTGGCTGAAAATTACGCCGAGTTATTTCAGTTATATTTTTAAGCAGAGCACGGGCAAAGGGTTTACGGAATACATGAATGAGCTGCGTATTGAGCAGGCGAAAACGCTGCTGGCAACCACCCATGATAAAGTGTTCGAGATTGCCGATCAGGTCGGCTACAAGGAATACAAATATTTTGTTTCGGTCTTCAAGTCGTTTACGGGCATGACGCCGAAGGAATACAGGGGACTTCGGGCAAGTACAACCGATAAGGAGTGA
- a CDS encoding carbohydrate ABC transporter permease, which produces MKKKSPVFQIFAYTFLSLFAIMNIIPIFWMVINSFKSEQEYSADPFSMPTGLHFSNYAEAWRIANMNVYFLNSLLITFVSLIVTVLLGSLAAYFLARFSFKLRGLTYSLFLLGMLVPIHATLIPIFLIMQKLSLIDTYLSLILPYTAFHLSLTVFILEGFMRGFPKDLEESGIMDGAGIFRIFWSIILPITRPAMATVVILNFIYNWNEYLFALVLITSNALKTLPLGLANFVGIETASYTLQMSALTIALIPIIVFYLLLQKQLVTGMTAGAVKG; this is translated from the coding sequence ATGAAGAAAAAGTCTCCGGTATTCCAGATATTCGCATACACTTTTTTAAGCCTGTTCGCTATCATGAATATAATCCCTATTTTTTGGATGGTTATCAATTCGTTTAAATCGGAGCAAGAGTATTCGGCCGATCCGTTTTCGATGCCGACTGGACTGCATTTCTCGAATTACGCGGAAGCGTGGAGAATTGCCAATATGAACGTTTATTTCTTGAACAGCCTTTTGATCACTTTTGTCTCGCTGATCGTGACCGTGCTGCTTGGATCGCTGGCCGCCTATTTCCTTGCCCGCTTCTCGTTTAAGCTGCGCGGATTGACTTACAGCTTGTTTCTGCTTGGTATGCTGGTTCCCATTCATGCCACGCTGATTCCGATCTTTCTGATTATGCAAAAGCTGAGCCTGATCGATACGTATCTGTCGCTCATTTTACCTTATACGGCATTCCACCTGTCTTTGACGGTGTTTATTCTGGAAGGTTTCATGCGGGGTTTCCCGAAAGACCTGGAGGAATCGGGCATCATGGACGGAGCCGGCATTTTCCGGATCTTCTGGTCCATCATTCTGCCGATCACCCGTCCGGCGATGGCAACTGTGGTTATATTGAACTTTATCTATAACTGGAACGAATATTTATTCGCGCTCGTCTTGATTACATCCAATGCGCTGAAGACGCTGCCGCTTGGCCTGGCCAACTTCGTCGGCATTGAAACGGCCAGCTATACGCTGCAGATGTCCGCGCTGACCATCGCGCTGATTCCTATTATTGTTTTCTATCTGCTGCTGCAGAAGCAGCTGGTTACCGGCATGACGGCAGGTGCGGTGAAAGGCTGA
- a CDS encoding sensor histidine kinase, with the protein MKTSYIRRLGSLSLKRKALVIFLLFVILPTIGVGVVVQYKYNKVLREQFINSTRRNLDNVTSQLSEQTKMVEDIADYLILSPDMRSYLRSSPPLDNDLKSDLKNNIENFLTFQLMSKSYIRSIEITGYNGNEIRMGEPFTGDESRWEAEARQRRGGIFWSEGHTLASSWNGQVRVLSMIRILNSFIKITEPLGMLTIRLDEASIVSQLEKGVLEAEAGGVFIVGPEGNLILSSKVQMPGGYVPDEMLLKKLAASKDAFLSYKVQGKRYLTLYNQMENTDWKIITMISETNISEQLRGVQVIMLFILTAILLLALVALFGFNLTIIRPILRLKKQTGRVAGGDFSARVPVDSKDEIAELNRKFNEMVMTIEELIEHKYKLELRERETELKLMQNQMDPHFLYNTLDMIRWTARLENADKSSRLIEMLSKFFRSSAGNKNYQTTLAKEIEFAQAYLYLQQYRLGDKLTYKLYLEPGIEDTPALKASIQPLVENFIKHGMDKKKPVSLIEVIGYRSGGEIWIDVTDNGKGMPPEREREISEALSSRRLNRSIGRIGALLNIHERVTIFFGQQYGLEIIHNSAEGTGIRLRLPGPELVG; encoded by the coding sequence ATGAAGACTAGCTATATCAGGCGCCTCGGCAGTTTAAGTTTAAAGCGCAAAGCGCTGGTCATCTTCCTGCTGTTCGTCATTTTGCCGACGATCGGGGTAGGCGTTGTTGTGCAGTACAAATACAATAAGGTGCTGCGTGAGCAGTTTATCAATTCCACGCGCCGTAATCTGGACAATGTAACCAGCCAGCTGTCGGAGCAAACGAAGATGGTCGAGGACATCGCCGACTATCTCATTTTAAGTCCGGATATGCGAAGTTACTTAAGGAGCAGTCCTCCTCTTGATAATGACCTCAAAAGCGATCTCAAAAATAATATCGAAAATTTTCTTACCTTCCAGCTGATGTCCAAAAGTTATATTCGATCTATCGAAATTACGGGATACAACGGGAACGAGATTCGGATGGGCGAGCCGTTTACCGGCGATGAAAGCCGATGGGAGGCAGAAGCCAGGCAGCGGAGGGGAGGCATCTTCTGGAGCGAAGGCCATACCCTGGCAAGCTCCTGGAACGGTCAGGTGCGGGTGCTTTCGATGATCCGCATCTTAAATTCTTTTATCAAGATTACGGAGCCGCTGGGGATGCTGACCATCCGCCTTGACGAAGCCAGCATTGTGTCCCAGCTGGAGAAAGGCGTTCTGGAAGCCGAGGCGGGGGGCGTGTTTATCGTCGGACCGGAAGGCAACCTGATTTTATCGTCCAAGGTCCAAATGCCGGGCGGATATGTCCCGGACGAAATGCTGCTGAAGAAGCTTGCGGCGAGCAAAGACGCTTTTCTCAGCTACAAGGTGCAGGGCAAACGTTATCTGACCTTGTATAACCAAATGGAGAATACAGATTGGAAAATCATCACGATGATTTCCGAGACGAACATTTCCGAGCAGCTGCGCGGGGTTCAGGTCATTATGCTGTTTATTCTGACGGCAATCCTGCTGCTCGCTTTAGTTGCTTTATTCGGATTTAATCTGACGATTATCCGGCCAATTCTGCGGCTGAAGAAACAAACGGGCCGGGTAGCCGGCGGTGATTTCAGCGCCAGGGTTCCTGTGGATTCAAAGGATGAAATTGCCGAGCTCAACCGAAAATTCAACGAAATGGTCATGACCATTGAAGAGCTGATCGAGCATAAATACAAGCTGGAGCTGAGGGAGCGGGAAACCGAACTCAAGCTGATGCAGAACCAGATGGACCCGCATTTTCTCTATAATACGCTGGATATGATCCGCTGGACGGCCAGGCTGGAGAATGCGGATAAATCGAGCCGTCTGATCGAGATGCTGTCGAAGTTTTTCCGTTCCAGCGCCGGCAACAAAAACTATCAGACTACGCTCGCCAAAGAAATAGAGTTCGCCCAAGCTTATTTGTATCTTCAGCAGTATCGTTTGGGCGATAAGCTGACGTATAAGCTGTATTTGGAGCCGGGCATTGAAGACACGCCTGCTTTAAAAGCTTCAATTCAGCCGCTGGTGGAGAATTTCATCAAACACGGTATGGACAAGAAGAAACCTGTCAGCCTGATTGAAGTGATCGGTTACAGATCGGGTGGCGAAATCTGGATCGATGTGACGGACAATGGGAAAGGCATGCCCCCGGAACGGGAACGTGAAATCAGCGAGGCACTATCCAGCAGGCGTCTGAACCGTTCCATAGGCCGGATCGGAGCGCTGCTGAATATCCATGAGCGGGTGACGATCTTTTTCGGGCAGCAATACGGTTTGGAGATCATTCATAATTCGGCTGAAGGCACCGGAATCCGTTTAAGACTTCCCGGGCCGGAGCTGGTAGGTTAG
- a CDS encoding extracellular solute-binding protein produces MKNRKISKKVALLSLVGLLALFTAACGNNSSGSGNGASGSGDGDKVTLTMMHPWTTPNIDNDVYKARIADFEKDHPNITIKTDEVPSAQYKTKLRTLAAANNLADISVVWPGAEMDPLIDGNLLEPIDDLMDNWNSILPEAALEGFNVNGKQYAVPTKQTFVDIVYYNKELLAQVGYNEFPKTYDEFIDLIKKLKAANITPIALGNKEQWPLQSSYLSIIGDRFTGSDFLQKVLNKEAKFTDPEFVKAIGVIDELSKLGAFNVDANNMDSVQGQDYMIQGKAAMHISSSTVDARIRINNENGDKFGIALFPSVNGGKGDPKKSAGVVQYGIAIKSGLDEKKKAAAEEFLKYFVSEDLYKALISNGVVVPAKVDIPEDASPYLKEMLELTGNGTAPVFDSLIPTQVVDVIQNGLQALTVGHGTPEEVAADAQKAMDNITN; encoded by the coding sequence ATGAAAAACAGAAAGATAAGCAAAAAAGTAGCTCTTTTAAGTCTGGTTGGCCTGCTTGCCTTATTCACCGCCGCATGCGGCAACAACAGTTCGGGAAGCGGGAACGGCGCTTCTGGATCAGGTGACGGCGATAAAGTCACGCTGACAATGATGCATCCGTGGACGACGCCGAACATCGACAATGATGTATACAAAGCGCGGATTGCTGACTTTGAGAAGGATCATCCGAACATTACGATCAAAACGGATGAAGTTCCTTCCGCTCAATACAAAACGAAGCTTCGCACCTTGGCTGCAGCCAACAACCTGGCTGACATTAGCGTTGTTTGGCCGGGAGCGGAAATGGATCCGCTCATCGACGGGAATTTGCTTGAGCCGATCGACGATCTGATGGACAACTGGAATTCGATTCTGCCGGAAGCAGCGCTGGAAGGCTTTAACGTGAATGGCAAGCAATATGCCGTTCCGACCAAACAAACTTTTGTAGACATTGTTTATTACAACAAGGAGCTTCTCGCCCAAGTCGGCTATAACGAGTTTCCTAAAACCTACGATGAATTCATTGACCTGATCAAAAAGCTGAAGGCGGCTAACATTACGCCGATTGCCCTCGGCAACAAAGAGCAGTGGCCGCTGCAGTCCTCCTACCTGTCGATTATCGGCGACCGCTTTACAGGCAGTGATTTCCTGCAAAAAGTCTTGAACAAGGAAGCGAAATTCACCGATCCGGAATTCGTGAAAGCGATTGGCGTCATCGACGAACTGTCGAAGCTGGGCGCGTTTAACGTGGATGCCAACAATATGGATTCCGTACAAGGACAGGATTATATGATTCAAGGCAAAGCTGCCATGCACATTTCCTCTTCGACGGTTGATGCCCGGATTCGGATCAACAACGAAAACGGTGACAAGTTCGGTATTGCTCTGTTCCCGAGCGTGAACGGCGGCAAAGGAGATCCGAAGAAAAGCGCCGGCGTCGTGCAATACGGCATCGCGATCAAGAGTGGTCTCGATGAGAAGAAGAAAGCGGCAGCCGAAGAATTCCTTAAATATTTCGTAAGCGAAGATCTGTATAAAGCTTTGATCAGCAACGGTGTAGTGGTTCCGGCCAAAGTGGACATTCCGGAGGACGCAAGCCCTTACCTGAAAGAGATGCTTGAGCTGACCGGCAACGGAACGGCTCCCGTCTTCGACAGCCTTATTCCAACCCAGGTGGTGGACGTCATCCAAAACGGCCTTCAGGCCTTGACCGTAGGACACGGTACACCGGAAGAAGTCGCTGCGGATGCGCAGAAAGCAATGGACAATATCACTAATTAA
- a CDS encoding carbohydrate ABC transporter permease: MQTLKRSRFAIFIGLFPALVIYLGIAIVPIGISLYYSLMNWNGIGSMKFIGLDNYVQMLQDDTFWLSVKNNVIIMVTGLIGQIPIGLLMALLLNRGMKGSGFFRTVGFMPVVISSVMVSLIFGMVYNTEYGLLNNLLGFFGLESWQQNWLSDSKWSMLSISVAYIWQNCGLYMVMFLAALQNIPDEVNEAAELDGATGFKKTRFITIPMLRSTLMVTIVYSISNSFRVFDLIQVLTGGGPAHQTEVMTIYMYNSAFMNLRYGYGSAASILILLFSLIVISIVNRVTREKD; the protein is encoded by the coding sequence ATGCAAACCTTGAAACGAAGCAGATTCGCCATCTTTATCGGCTTGTTCCCCGCACTGGTGATCTATCTAGGCATCGCGATCGTGCCGATCGGCATCTCGCTTTATTATTCGCTCATGAACTGGAACGGTATTGGTTCCATGAAATTTATCGGACTGGACAATTACGTCCAGATGCTGCAGGACGACACATTTTGGCTTTCGGTTAAGAACAACGTCATCATTATGGTCACCGGCCTGATCGGACAAATTCCCATTGGACTGCTGATGGCGCTGCTGCTGAACCGCGGAATGAAAGGCTCCGGTTTCTTCCGGACCGTAGGATTTATGCCGGTCGTCATTTCATCGGTTATGGTATCGCTGATTTTTGGTATGGTCTACAACACCGAATACGGCCTGCTCAACAACTTGTTAGGCTTTTTCGGGCTTGAAAGCTGGCAGCAGAACTGGCTGAGCGATTCCAAATGGTCGATGTTGTCCATCAGCGTCGCTTATATCTGGCAAAACTGCGGTTTATACATGGTCATGTTCCTGGCCGCTTTGCAGAACATTCCGGATGAGGTGAACGAAGCCGCCGAACTGGACGGGGCGACCGGATTTAAAAAGACGCGGTTTATCACGATTCCCATGCTCCGCAGCACATTGATGGTCACTATCGTCTACAGCATAAGCAACTCGTTCCGGGTATTTGACCTCATTCAGGTGCTGACGGGCGGCGGACCGGCTCACCAGACGGAAGTCATGACGATTTATATGTACAACAGCGCCTTCATGAACCTGCGCTATGGTTACGGCAGTGCAGCTTCGATCCTGATTCTGCTGTTCAGCCTGATCGTCATCTCCATCGTGAACCGGGTTACCCGGGAGAAAGATTAA